The Lycium barbarum isolate Lr01 chromosome 9, ASM1917538v2, whole genome shotgun sequence genome has a segment encoding these proteins:
- the LOC132612369 gene encoding glycine-rich protein-like isoform X3 — MGSKAFLILGLFVAIFVMISSDVVARELAETSTTSEDSKKSEHKNEVHEAQYGGYPGGGYPGGGHHGGGYPGGGHGGGGYPGGGRGGGGRGGGGYPGGGRGGGGGRRGGYCRYGCCRRDYHGCYRCCSYKGEAMDKVTQAKPQN, encoded by the exons ATGGGTTCCAAGGCATTTCTGATTCTCGGCCTTTTTGTGGCCATATTTGTAATGATAAGTTCTGATGTTGTAGCTAGGGAGTTGGCTGAGACTTCCACCACTTCAGAGGACT CTAAGAAATCTGAACACAAGAATGAAGTACATGAAGCCCAATATGGAGGATATCCCGGTGGGGGATACCCTGGTGGTGGCCATCATGGTGGTGGATACCCTGGTGGTGGCCATGGTGGTGGTGGATACCCGGGCGGCGGTCGCGGTGGAGGTGGCCGTGGTGGTGGTGGATATCCTGGCGGCGGTcgaggtggtggtggtggtagaCGTGGAGGATACTGCCGGTATGGTTGCTGCCGCCGCGATTACCACGGTTGCTATAGGTGCTGCTCCTACAAAGGTGAAGCCATGGATAAAGTCACTCAAGCTAAGCCTCAAAACTGA
- the LOC132612369 gene encoding glycine-rich protein DC9.1-like isoform X2, whose amino-acid sequence MGSKAFLILGLFVAIFVMISSDVVARELAETSTTSEDSKNSNNKNEVHVDHSGGYNGGGYHGGGHGGGGYRGGGYHGGGHGGGGYHGGGHGGGGYHGGGHGGGGGYSGGGHGGHGGHGGHGGGGRKCCS is encoded by the exons ATGGGTTCCAAGGCATTTCTGATTCTCGGCCTTTTTGTGGCCATATTTGTAATGATAAGTTCTGATGTTGTAGCTAGGGAGTTGGCTGAGACTTCCACCACTTCAGAGGACT CAAAGAATTCCAATAACAAGAATGAAGTACATGTAGACCACTCTGGCGGGTACAATGGCGGTGGATACCATGGCGGCGGTCACGGTGGTGGCGGATACCGTGGTGGCGGATACCATGGCGGCGGTCACGGTGGTGGCGGATACCATGGCGGCGGTCACGGTGGTGGAGGATACCATGGCGGCGGTCACGGTGGTGGCGGTGGATATTCTGGGGGTGGACATGGCGGCCACGGTGGACACGGTGGACATGGTGGTGGCGGCCGCAAGTGCTGCTCCTAG
- the LOC132612369 gene encoding glycine-rich protein-like isoform X1, protein MNSKAFLFLGLCLAIFIMISTEVLARELAETSTTIEEDSKKSEHKNEVHEAQYGGYPGGGYPGGGHHGGGYPGGGHGGGGYPGGGRGGGGRGGGGYPGGGRGGGGGRRGGYCRYGCCRRDYHGCYRCCSYKGEAMDKVTQAKPQN, encoded by the exons atgaatTCCAAGGCATTTCTGTTTCTTGGCCTTTGTTTGGCTATTTTTATAATGATAAGTACTGAGGTTTTAGCAAGGGAGTTGGCTGAGACTTCCACCACTATAGAGGAGGACT CTAAGAAATCTGAACACAAGAATGAAGTACATGAAGCCCAATATGGAGGATATCCCGGTGGGGGATACCCTGGTGGTGGCCATCATGGTGGTGGATACCCTGGTGGTGGCCATGGTGGTGGTGGATACCCGGGCGGCGGTCGCGGTGGAGGTGGCCGTGGTGGTGGTGGATATCCTGGCGGCGGTcgaggtggtggtggtggtagaCGTGGAGGATACTGCCGGTATGGTTGCTGCCGCCGCGATTACCACGGTTGCTATAGGTGCTGCTCCTACAAAGGTGAAGCCATGGATAAAGTCACTCAAGCTAAGCCTCAAAACTGA